The following coding sequences lie in one Rutidosis leptorrhynchoides isolate AG116_Rl617_1_P2 chromosome 6, CSIRO_AGI_Rlap_v1, whole genome shotgun sequence genomic window:
- the LOC139853179 gene encoding sm-like protein LSM5 encodes MSHNPSQLLPSELIDRCIGSKIWVIMKGDKELVGTLKGFDVYVNMVLEDVTEYEITPEGRRITKLDQILLNGNNIAILVPGGSPDPE; translated from the exons ATGTCGCACAATCCTTCACAACTACTTCCCTCAG AGTTGATAGATCGATGTATAGGTTCAAAAATATGGGTGATAATGAAAGGAGATAAGGAGCTCGTTGGTACTCTTAAGGGTTTCGATGTTTACGTCAACATGGTTCTTGAAGACGTCACTGAATA TGAAATCACGCCCGAGGGACGTCGTATTACAAAGCTTGACCAGATTCTGCTCAATGGAAATAACATAGCAATT TTGGTTCCGGGTGGTTCTCCTGATCCAGAATGA